A single region of the Xenopus laevis strain J_2021 chromosome 4L, Xenopus_laevis_v10.1, whole genome shotgun sequence genome encodes:
- the xpr1.L gene encoding xenotropic and polytropic retrovirus receptor 1 homolog: MKFTEHLSAHITPEWRKQYIQYEAFKEMLYAAQDQAPSIEVTDEDTVKRYYAKFEEKFFQTCEKELAKINTFYSEKLAEAQRRSATLQNELQSSLDAQRESSVVPGLRQRRKAVFALTHEERVQHRNIKDLKLAFSEFYLSLILLQNYQNLNFTGFRKILKKHDKILETSRGADWRVAHVEVAPFYTCKKINQLISETETVVTNELESGDRQKAMKRLRVPPLGAAQPAPAWTTFRVGLYCGIFMVVNLAVVMAGYHFLQGKNVWPMVRIYRGGFLLIEFLFLLGINTYGWRQAGVNHVLIFELNPRNNLSHQHLFEIAGFLGILWCFSLFSCIFGLSINLQMHLNPLILYGIMLVFLVNPTKTFYYKSRFWLLKLLFRVFTAPFHKVGFADFWLADQLNSLAIILMDLEFMICFYSFELNWGKSEGLVESAKSVCNSYSYGVRAVVQCIPAWLRFIQCLRRYRDTKRAFPHLVNAGKYSTTFFMVTFAALYSTHKERNHSDAQVFFYLWIVFYFISSCYTLIWDLKMDWGLFDRNAGENTFLREEIVYPQKAYYYCAIIQDVILRFAWTIQISVTSLNLFTDAGDVISTVLAPLEVFRRFVWNFFRLENEHLNNCGEFRAVRDISVAPLNADDQTMLEQMMDQDDGVKNRVKSRIWKRSQSMSLRRPRLSSQSKMKDAKILIDDTDDEANT, encoded by the exons TAACTGATGAGGACACCGTGAAGAGGTATTATGCCAAGTTTGAAGAAAAATTCTTTCAGACATGTGAGAAGGAACTTgccaaaatcaacacattttattCAG AAAAATTGGCAGAGGCCCAACGTCGTTCAGCAACCTTACAAAATGAACTGCAATCTTCACTTGATGCACAGAGGGAGAGCAGCGTCGTACCAGGCCTTCGGCAGCGTAGAAAGGCAGTGTTTGCTCTGACACATGAGGAGCGGGTCCAGCACAGAAACATAAAGGACCTGAAACTAGCATTCAGTGAGTTCTATCTGAGCTTGATTCTGCTTCAGAACTACCAG aatttAAACTTTACAGGGTTTCGTAAAATCCTTAAGAAACATGACAAGATCCTGGAGACAAGTCGTGGTGCAGACTGGCGTGTTGCGCATGTGGAGGTGGCACCATTTTACACCTGCAAAAAAATTAACCAGCTGATCTCTGAGACTGAG ACTGTTGTTACCAATGAATTAGAAAGTGGGGACAGACAAAAAGCCATGAAACGCTTGCGGGTGCCACCTCTTGGTGCAGCCCAG CCAGCTCCAGCCTGGACAACCTTCCGTGTTGGACTCTATTGTGGCATATTTATGGTTGTGAACTTGGCAGTCGTAATGGCAG GTTACCACTTCCTTCAGGGTAAAAATGTGTGGCCCATGGTTCGAATTTACAGGGGTGGGTTTCTTCTCATTGAATTCCTCTTTCTTCTTGGCATCAACACATATGGCTGGAGACAAGCAGGGGTTAACCATGTCCTAATCTTTGAGCTCAATCCCCGCAATAACCTTTCCCATCAGCATCTTTTTGAG ATTGCAGGTTTCCTGGGAATATTATGGTGTTTCAGCCTGTTCTCCTGCATTTTTGGGCTGTCGATCAACCTGCAGATGCATCTGAATCCTTTAATTCTGTATGGAATAATGTTGGTCTTCCTTGTCAATCCCACTAAAACCTTCTATTACAAGTCTCGATTCTGGCTCCTTAAACTACTG TTTCGGGTTTTCACTGCACCATTTCACAAAGTGGGGTTTGCAGATTTCTGGCTGGCTGATCAACTTAATAGTTTGGCTATTATTCTCATGGACCTGGAGTTCATGATCTGCTTCTACAGTTTTGAGCTTAACTGGGGAAAAAGCGAAGGACTGGTCGAATCAG CTAAAAGTGTGTGTAACTCCTATTCATATGGAGTGCGTGCTGTGGTTCAGTGTATTCCTGCCTGGCTACGGTTTATCCAGTGTCTCAGACGGTACCGTGATACCAAGCGAGCTTTCCCTCACCTGGTGAATGCCGGAAAATACTCCACTACATTCTTCATGGTCACGTTTGCTGCCCTCTACAGTACCCACAAAG agCGCAACCACAGTGATGCTCAGGTATTTTTCTACCTGTGGATCGTCTTTTATTTCATTAGTTCCTGCTACACACTTATCTGGGATTTGAAGATGGACTGGGGGCTATTTGACCGCAACGCAGGCGAGAACACCTTCCTGCGAGAAGAGATTGTGTACCCACAGAAG GCCTATTATTATTGTGCAATTATCCAAGATGTTATCCTACGGTTTGCTTGGACTATTCAGATTTCCGTCACATCCTTAAACCTCTTCACAGACGCAGGAGATGTCATTTCCACTGTACTTGCACCTCTTGAGGTCTTCCG cCGCTTTGTGTGGAACTTCTTCCGACTTGAGAATGAGCATTTAAATAACTGTGGTGAATTCCGTGCTGTGCGAGACATCTCCGTTGCACCATTGAATGCAGATGACCAGACCATGCTGGAGCAGATGATGGATCAAGACGATGGAGTAAAGAATCGAGTTAAAAGCAGGATATGGAAACGTAGCCAAAGCATGTCCCTTCGTAGGCCAAGGCTGTCATCCCA GAGTAAGATGAAAGATGCAAAGATCCTGATCGATGACACTGATGATGAAGCGAACACATGA